A single Drechmeria coniospora strain ARSEF 6962 chromosome 03, whole genome shotgun sequence DNA region contains:
- a CDS encoding cell division control protein Cdc25, with product MDGGVDAAPPGTMYVRALYDYEADDRTSLSFHEGDVIQVITQLESGWWDGVINGVRGWFPSNYCQVIAVDDPPDQVPGGRVDQVDAAAEESNAYGNSVDPEAESEADAASSLPLEGADPADKSRADFWIPQATADGRLFYYNMMTGDRSMELPLEPPQSPSETGPRDRTNPMIPDKTRPPPEMMARGLTQDEDDVSTTSASEAEAESLLLTSKYTSQGRTSFAGVLSPSTSMDSMNGASPGRRKRMTTSNGMANSDQAMNMALATSFISTTYNLPTSTAVPRSFFDDGSTPPLSWSLLVSNMKLAINRYREAITNNSRAEYVARAEDISDHLRLLLAAGSGTTDNHSGQPSIISTNKALYPHFRDMMSKFSKLVISSHIAAADWPNAESVQKCLQEADGVLLGVFSYVEVARQQRGEDIPRLFPGFVIGSNSGGSWQNNGLGPRDPIASNFLDDDDGALEPTAILDGKLLERLDEQKRILVSSIRELDRSLVTPEKILTPYRHEVIGNNVCSAGGKVVDTFKPWMAMIESIELASLGNSFQTPQLADFSINKQCLYDNISDLLLGCQAVAGPLADEWNEVQGEALEARLEYVRQCARALETNSSHTGFSLQLLSDQVQTNIQQRWRRRPQADPRTREEQMPRPPQRGETMPYERTHQRSESRSAAANRPSLMTSQSFGDGDPASGNFRKGDFSKVKKIFGEDPSSLPAAQAGGDDTPDYLMLDHDNDVLFDTKTSPPTLRGGSLLALVEQLTRHDKLDSSFNNTFLLTYKSFTSARELFELLVQRFAMQPPEGLAQGDFEAWRDRKQKLVRFRVVNILKSWFDNFWIEEYNDESKRLIRDVYTFARETVKSTETPGSGPLMAILDQRLSGKEAGARRMIQTLNQSTPTPIVPKNMKKLKFLDIDVTEFARQLTVIESRLYGKIKAEECLDKTWQKKVAEGDPDPAPNVKALILHSNQMTNWVAEMILAQMDVKKRVVVIKHFIAVADKCRGLNNFSTLTSIISALGTAPIARLKRTWDQVPQRSQAVLETMRRLMASTKNFGEYREALHAANPPCIPFFGVYLTDLTFIEDGIPSIIKKTDLINFAKRAKTAEVIRDIQQYQNVGYSLQPVQELQDYIQNNMQAAGDVHEMYDKSLQIEPREREDEKIVRLNARSTELTSDSMRRAGEAFDDTVVMTCGRVAKPWSNEFRVNASAQSVRSGVPTLSQSGAGEEQHGWMDEHRDWRRRLRASDWWSNLYAAALDSTRRPPSFSPSPSLPGLPRPRPLPRPPTLAPSNPRALGTDETGTYEDRPSHLAAYISRTAERDRRAQRTGQRTDPIAVIATVRKGNKLALERIGPPLPPLAMPPSAKRAFGGRRDVRRAVDGNDVDDVEDSSPGRPVKRRKKAPSLDPAERSRLSPAHEATEPSRTDDDQVVTQVCQQLKAQPVQAAKDHANAIHEANGDGVKAYAKVAALDWTFYITKLSVNIGRAPELPNPDDQDDETAVHIDLGPSKMVSRDHASISFDPKEERWLLQVKGRNGAKVDGQQLKPFASHALSSGQVVEIGNVEMMFVLPSEISPLHIHSTFLQRCGLDADAQHQGAAAASSSRRRTETRRPGTPSSAQRRDATPTVKSPAAASTPAVMMGAGSVDLSHDDNQHIKPQYSYAQMITQAILNAPDGKLNLSGIYTFITNSYSYYRHQPPAGWQNSIRHNLSLSKSFDKVARSTDEPGKGMKWQIVSEAREDMIRNAYKIGRGGHRGSSAPSSPNQLNYIAQGPRDMASRETPSTRKRRCSPLASPPQRSSLRISQSTPERLPEPTATRAATLAADGSPLPRQRKPTVAQDSSFSAFNPQSPTLTSSYLQEDGTSFVTPAPPRIHPKLAPPSTAQRPSQHMPTSSPAPFWKYADIGSTPLRPSAQYELSPSKRARGLPPPSSSPPRASKSPPSSPSRPQKNGGSQERVKAEAEPEEQGFDLTKGFQSISSYHAPVGRGATVANALEGD from the exons ATGGACGGCGGTGTTGAtgcggcgccgccgggcaCCATGTACGTGCGCGCACTGTACGACTACGAAGCAGACGACAGGACCAGCCTGAGCTTCCACGAAGGCGACGTGATTCAAGTCATCACGCAGCTCGAGAGCGGTTGGTGGGACGGGGTCATCAACGGCGTGCGTGGTTGGTTCCCCAGCAATTACTGCCaggtcatcgccgtcgatgacCCCCCAGACCAAGTCCCGGGCGGCCGTGTCGATcaggtcgatgccgccgccgaggagagcAATGCCTACGGCAACAGCGTCGACCCGGAAGCCGAATCCGAAGCGGACGCGGCGAGCAGCCTACCCCTCGAGGGTGCCGACCCTGCCGACAAGTCAAGGGCCGATTTCTGGATCCCCCAAGCGACTGCTGATGGGCGCTTGTTCTACTACAACATGATGACGGGCGATCGCAGCATGGAGCTGCCGCTGGAGCCTCCCCAGTCCCCCTCCGAGACGGGCCCCCGAGACCGTACGAACCCGATGATTCCTGACAAGACTCGCCCCCCACCGGAGATGATGGCAAGAGGGTTGAcgcaggacgaggatgacgtctCCACGACGTCTGCTTCAGAAGCCGAGGCGGAATCGTTATTGCTTACCTCGAAATACACG TCCCAGGGCCGGACCTCCTTCGCCGGCGTTCTCTCACCCTCGACGTCCATGGACTCCATGAATGGGGCATCCCCGGGCCGACGCAAGAGAATGACGACCTCGAACGGCATGGCGAATAGTGACCAGGCCATGAACATGGCGTTGGCCACTTCGTTCATCAGCACCACCTACAACCTCCCAACCTCGACCGCCGTTCCGCGATCCTTCTTCGACGATGGCTCGACTCCACCCCTCTCCTGGAGCCTGCTGGTCTCCAACATGAAGCTGGCCATAAACCGATACCGGGAGGCCATCACGAACAACAGCCGCGCCGAGTACGTCGCGCGGGCGGAGGATATCTCTGATCACCTCCGTCTCCTGCTTGCTGCCGGATCGGGCACCACGGACAACCATTCGGGCCAGCCGTCCATAATATCAACCAACAAGGCGCTGTACCCGCATTTTCGCGACATGATGTCCAAGTTCTCCAAGCTCGTCATCTCGTCGcacatcgccgccgccgattgGCCGAATGCGGAATCCGTTCAGAAATGTCTCcaggaggccgacggcgttcTGCTCGGCGTTTTCAGCTACGTCGAAGTTGCCAGACAGCAACGAGGCGAGGATATCCCGAGGCTGTTCCCCGGCTTCGTCATCGGCAGCAATTCCGGCGGCAGTTGGCAGAATAACGGATTGGGGCCCCGAGACCCCATCGCCTCCAACTTCttggatgacgacgatggtgcccTCGAGCCCACCGCGATTCTCGATGGCAAGCTTCTCGAGAGGCTGGACGAGCAGAAACGGATACTGGTCTCGAGCATACGAGAGCTGGACAGGAGTCTCGTGACGCCGGAAAAGATCCTAACCCCGTACCGCCACGAGGTGATTGGCAACAACGTGTGCTCCGCCGGGGGCAAGGTCGTGGACACGTTCAAGCCATGGATGGCCATGATCGAGTCCATCGAGCTTGCTTCCCTCGGCAACAGCTTCCAGACCCCGCAGCTGGCCGACTTCAGCATCAACAAGCAATGCCTGTACGACAACATCTCCGACCTCTTGCTCGGCTGCCAAGCCGTCGCAGGGCCTCTTGCCGACGAGTGGAACGAGGTGCAGGGCGAGGCGCTTGAGGCGCGCCTAGAATACGTGAGACAGTGCGCGAGGGCGCTGGAAACCAACTCATCACACACAGGCTTCTCCCTGCAGCTTCTCTCCGACCAGGTCCAGACCAACATACAGcagcgatggcggcgccgaccgCAAGCGGACCCTCGGACGAGGGAAGAGCAGATGCCCCGCCCGCCGCAGCGAGGCGAAACGATGCCGTACGAGCGAACGCATCAACGTTCCGAATCGAGGTCGGCTGCTGCCAACCGGCCGTCGTTGATGACAAGCCAATcgttcggcgacggcgacccgGCGTCCGGAAACTTTAGAAAGGGCGACTTTTCCAAGGTGAAGAAGATCTTCGGAGAGGACCCATCATCGCTGCCAGCAGCGCAGGCCGGCGGTGACGACACGCCGGACTACTTGATGCTCGACCACGACAACGACGTACTTTTCGATACCaagacgtcgccgcccaccCTCAGGGGAGGCTCTCTCTTGGCTCTCGTGGAGCAGCTCACTCGGCACGACAAGCTGGACTCCAGCTTCAACAATACCTTCCTCCTGACCTACAAATCCTTCACCTCGGCCCGGGAGCTCTTCGAGCTGCTCGTCCAGCGCTTCGCGATGCAGCCCCCCGAAGGTCTCGCCCAGGGCGACTTTGAGGCTTGGAGAGATCGCAAGCAGAAGCTGGTTCGTTTCCGGGTGGTGAACATCTTGAAGAGCTGGTTCGACAATTTCTGGATAGAAGAGTACAACGACGAGTCGAAGCGGCTGATCCGGGACGTGTACACGTTTGCGAGGGAAACGGTCAAGTCGACGGAGACGCCTGGCTCGGGCCCGCTGatggccatcctcgaccagAGGCTGAGCGGCAAGGAGGCGGGGGCTCGGCGGATGATACAGACTCTGAACCAgagcacgccgacgcccatcGTGCCCAAGAACATGAAGAAGCTCAAGTTCCTCGACATTGACGTCACCGAGTTTGCGCGCCAGCTGACCGTCATCGAGTCCCGGTTGTACGGAAAGATCAAGGCGGAGGAGTGCCTGGACAAGACGTGGCAGAAGAAGGTGGCCGAAGGCGATCCGGACCCTGCGCCTAACGTGAAGGCACTGATTCTTCACTCGAACCAGATGACGAACTGGGTGGCGGAGATGATCCTTGCCCAGATGGATGTCAAGAAGCGCGTGGTGGTGATCAAGCACTTCatcgccgttgccgac AAATGTCGAGGCCTCAACAACTTTTCGACGTTGACGTCCATCATATCAGCCCTTGGCACGGCGCCGATTGCGCGGCTCAAGAGAACGTGGGACCAGGTTCCGCAGCGATCGCAGGCCGTCCTGGAAACCATGCGCCGTCTGATGGCCAGCACCAAGAACTTTGGCGAATACCGTGAAGCTCTGCACGCCGCGAACCCGCCTTGCATTCCCTTTTTCG GTGTATACTTGACCGATCTGACGTTcatcgaggacggcatcCCTTCGATCATCAAGAAGACGGACTTGATCAACTTTGCCAAGAGGGCCAAGACGGCGGAGGTGATTCGCGACATTCAGCAGTACCAGAATGTCGGATACTCGCTTCAGCCGGTCCAGGAGCTGCAGGACTACATCCAGAACAACATGCAAGCCGCGGGCGATGTCCACGAGATGTACGACAAGAGCTTGCAGATTGAGCCGCGTGAGCGTGAAGACGAGAAGATTGTGAG GTTGAACGCTCGATCGACCGAGCTCACTTCGGATTCCATGCGGCGGGCAGGAGAGGCGTTCGACGACACGGTGGTCATGACGTGCGGACGGGTAGCGAAACCCTGGTCGAACGAGTTCAGGGTCAATGCTTCAGCCCAGAGCGTCCGGTCCGGCGTTCCGACGTTGTCGCAgagcggcgcgggcgaggaaCAGCACGGCTGGATGGACGAGCACCGGGActggcgtcgtcgactgcgTGCGTCAGACTGGTGGAG CAACCTATATG CCGCTGCCCTCGACTCgactcgccgccctccctccttctctccctctccctccctccccggTCTCCCTCGGCCCCGACCTCTGCCTCGCCCTCCAACCCTCGCACCCTCCAACCCTCGCGCCCTCGGCACGGACGAAACTGGCACGTACGAGGATCGGCCCTCCCACCTCGCGGCCTACATTTCTCGCACCGCCGAGCGAGACCGTCGGGCGCAACGGACGGGCCAACGGACGGATCCgatcgccgtcatcgccacggTGCGCAAAGGAAACAAGCTAGCTCTTGAGCGCATAGGCCCGCCGCTGCCCCCTCtcgcgatgccgccgtctGCCAAGAGGGCCTTCGGTGGCCGTCGCGACGTGCGCCGAGCCGTCGATGgcaacgacgtcgacgacgtcgaggactcCTCGCCCGGGCGGCCGGTGAAGCGGCGCAAGAAGGCTCCATCTCTCGACCCGGCCGAGCGGAGTCGGCTGTCGCCCGCTCacgaggcgacggagccgtccaggacggacgacgaccaGGTCGTGACGCAGGTCTGCCAGCAGCTCAAGGCCCAGCCCGTCCAGGCCGCCAAGGACCACGCCAACGCCATCCAcgaggccaacggcgacgggGTCAAGGCGTACGCCAAGGTCGCCGCGTTGGATTGGACCTTTTACATCACGAAGCTGTCCGTCAACATAGGTCGCGCCCCGGAGTTGCCGAACCCTGACGACCaagacgacgagacggcggtCCACATCGACCTCGGCCCGAGCAAGATGGTCTCGCGCGACCACGCGTCCATCTCGTTCGATCCCAAGGAGGAGAGGTGGCTCCTCCAAGTCAAGGGCCGCAACGGCGCCAaggtcgacggccagcagctgAAGCCGTTCGCGTCCCACGCCCTCAGCAGCGGCCAGGTCGTCGAGATCGGCAACGTCGAGATGATGTTTGTCCTGCCGTCCGAGATCAGCCCCCTCCACATCCACTCGACCTTCCTTCAGAGgtgcggcctcgacgccgacgcccagcaccaaggcgccgccgccgcctcctcgtcccgtcGCCGTACGGAGACCAGACGACCGGggacgccatcctcggctcAACGTCGCGACGCCACCCCGACGGTCAAgtctcccgccgccgcgagcacCCCCGCCGTCATGATGGGCGCCGGCAGCGTGGACCTCAGCCACGACGACAACCAGCACATCAAGCCCCAGTACAGCTACGCCCAGATGATCACGCAGGCCATCCTCAACGCGCCGGACGGGAAGCTGAACCTGAGCGGCATATACACCTTCATCACCAACAGCTACTCCTATTATCGTCACCAGCCTCCCGCAGGCTGGCAG AACTCGATCCGGCATAATCTTTCGTTGAGCAAGTCGTTCGACAAGGTGGCGAGATCGACCGACGAGCCGGGCAAGGGCATGAAGTGGCAGATCGTCTCCGAGGCCAGAGAGGACATGATCCGGAACGCCTACAAGATCGGTCGTGGCGGCCACCgaggctcgtcggcgccgtcctcgccgaacCAGCTCAACTACATCGCCCAGGGGCCGAGGGACATGGCGTCGCGagagacgccgtcgacgcggaagcggcggtgctcgcccttggcctcgccgcctcaAAGATCCTCGCTCCGCATCTCGCAGTCGACGCCCGAACGCCTTCCGGAGCCTACGGCGACCAGGGCGGCGACCCTGGCGGCTGACGGCAGCCCGTTACCTCGACAACGGAAACCGACCGTCGCCCAAGATTCCTCCTTTTCCGCCTTCAACCCCCAATCGCCGACACTTACCTCGTCGTACCTGCAAGAGGACGGCACGTCGTTTGTCACGCCGGCGCCTCCGCGCATACACCCAAAGCTCGCCCCCCCCAGCACCGCCCAGCGGCCGAGCCAGCacatgccgacgagctcTCCCGCCCCCTTCTGGAAGTACGCCGACATTGGAAGCACGCCgcttcggccgtcggcccaATACGAGCTGAGCCCTTCCAAGCGTGCTCGCGggctcccgccgccgagcagcagccCGCCTCGGGCGAGCAAATCTCCACCAAGCAGCCCCTCGCGACCGCAGAAGAACGGCGGGTCGCAGGAGCGTGTGAAGGCGGAGGCGGAACCGGAGGAGCAAGGCTTCGACTTGACCAA AGGCTTCCAATCCATCAGCTCGTATCATGCGCCGGTGGGACGTGGTGCCACCGTAGCGAACGCCTTGGAGGGCGACTAA